AGGGACCCTACCTGGTGGTGTGCGCCGAACTGGCCAGCATCGGCCGCTCGGTGCTGCCTGGGATCGAAGGCCGACTGGCCGCGCGCGGCATCTACTCCGCGTGGCGCCTTCAGCCCGACATCGAGATCGGCATCCTGCAGCTCGGGCCCGAGGGCGTCCTGGACACCGTGGTCGAGGCGTTGAGCGGATACGGCGAGACCCGGGTGGGCATCAGTCCGCCGATTCCGGACCTGGCCGACACCGCGGGTGCGCTGCGATACGCCAGGATCGCCATGACCGCAGGTCGGCCGGACCGCGGACCGGTGACAGTCTTCGACCGCGACGTGCTGGCGGTGACAACTGCGGCGGCGCCGGAGGTGATGGGCCGCATCGCCGCAAATGTCCTCGGTCCCCTGGACGACCTGCCTGGTCACGAGCGCGATGCGCTGCTGGACACGTTGGAAGCGTGGTTCGACAGCCGCGGCTCGGCCGACCGCGCGGCCACCGTGTTGTTCGTCCACCCGAACACCGTCCGCCAACGGCTGCGCAAGCTCGAGCAGTACACCGGTCGCGCCCTCAACGACCCTCGTGCGGCGGCGGAATTGTGTATCGCGCTGGAGACCAGCCGACGAGTGCCGCCTTAAGCTATTCGCCGTGGCCCGGTCCGACGTTGCGGGCCGGGCAGGTCCTGATCTTGTGCACGTATTCGCTTGGTGCACCGGCTATTTCGGCGGCGTCTGCCATTACGCCGATGTAACGCGCCGACGGCAGGCCGCCTTCCCAGGCGTCGACCACATACAGCCAGGCCAGCACTGGATCCGTCGTGGTGTCCGACGACAGGCGTTCCACCCGGCAACGGATCTTCTTGTGGATGCCCAGTTCGGACCCTTCCCAGCGGTCAAGGGTGGCCTCGTCGGCCGGCGTCATGTCATAGAGAACCACGAACACCTTCGAGGTGGGGTCTTCGACGACGGTGGCCAGCGCGCCTTCCCAACCGATGTCCTCGCCGCCGAACGTCAACCGCCAACCGTGTAGCCAGCCTGTTCCGGCCATCGGGGAATGCGGTGCACGCTGCTGCATCTGGTCGGGATGCATGTTCGAGCCATAGGCGGCGTAGAGCGGCACGGAGAAATCTTAGACGGCGTGCGCGGGCGCGGCGCATATCCGCAACGTTCTTAGACCGACGGGCCCGTCTCCTCAGCCGCACGGCGGCTGCATCGTCGACGGGCTAGGTTATGTGTCGTGGCGACCCGCATCGTGATCATCGGGGGAGGACCCGCCGGATACGAGGCGGCGCTCATCGCGGCGGCACGTGACGCCCACGTGACCGTCATCGACTCCGAAGGCATCGGCGGCGCGGCCGTGCTCTTCGACGTCGTGCCGTCGAAGGCGTTCATCGCCTCGACCGGGGTCCGGACCGAGCTGCGGCGCGGGCCGCATCTGGGCTTCGACGTCGATATCGAGGCCGCCAAGATCTCGCTGTCCGACATCCACCAGCGCGTCAAGCGGCTGGCCGCCGAACAGTCCGCAGACGTCAAAGCGCAACTGCTCAGCGCCGGCGTCGACGTCGTCGAGGGCAGGGGCGCGCTGGTCGACACGACGCCGGGTCTTGCCACCCACCAAGTGCAGGCCACCGCGCCCGACGGCGGCACCAGCATCTACGAGGCCGACGTAGTGCTGATCGCCACCGGGGCCAGCCCCCGCGAGCTGCCGACCGCGCGCCCCGACGGCGAACGCATTTTGACCTGGCGTCAGCTATACGACCTGGATGCGCTGCCGGAGCATCTGATCGTGGTCGGCTCGGGCGTGACCGGCGCCGAGTTCGTCCACGCCTACACCGAACTGGGCGTCGACGTGACGGTGGTGGCCAGCCGTGACCAGATCCTGCCCTACGAGGACGCCGACGCGGCCGCCGTGCTGGAGCGGATCTTCTCCGAACGCGGCGTCCAACTCGTCAAGAACGCCAGGGCCGACTCGGTGACCCGTACCGATGCGGGGGTGCTGGTGACATTGGCCGACGGCCGGACCGTCGAGGGCAGCCACGCGCTGATGACGATCGGCTCGGTGCCGAACACCGGCGGCTTGGGGCTGGACCGGGTCGGCATCGAACTGGGGCGCGGGGGTTACCTCACCGTCGACCGGGTGTCACGGACCTCGGTGTCCAACATCTACGCCGCCGGCGACTGCACGGGCCTGCTGCCGCTGGCCTCGGTCGCGGCGATGCAGGGCCGGATCGCGATGTGGCACGCCCTGGGCGAGGCCGTCACGCCGATCCGGCTGCGGACCGTCGCCGCTGCGGTGTTCACCCGCCCCGAACTGGCTGCCGTCGGTGTCCCTCAATCCGCGATCGACGAGGGGTTGGTGCAGGCCCGGACCATCATGCTGCCGCTCCGCACCAACGCGCGGGCCAAGATGTCGGGGCTGCGGCACGGCTTCGTCAAGCTCTTCTGTCGCCCGGCCACGGGCGTGGTGATCGGCGGCGTAGTGGTCGCACCCATCGCCTCGGAGCTGATCCTGCCGATCGCCATGGCGGTCCAGACTCGGCTGACGGTGAACCACCTGGCGCAGACCCTGAGCGTGTACCCGTCGCTGTCGGGATCGATCACCGAAGCGGCGCGTCGCCTGATGGCACATGACGACCTGGACTGAACCCGCGGCCGCGGGACGCGATGGGGAGAGCGGGGCCGTTCCGACAGGTAGCCTGAAACAGCGACCTACTGACGAGTAACCGACAGGAGACTTGTGTCGTGAGCGACGCGGATCGCGTGCCGGCGAGCTATTTGGGCCCCGAACAACGCGCCTCGGCGTGGGAACGCCTCGGCAGCGAGCAGTTCGACGTCGTCGTCATCGGTGGCGGGGTGGTGGGATCAGGCGCTGCGCTGGACGCCGCGACGCGGGGGCTGAAGGTGGCGTTGGTCGAAGCCCGTGACTTCGCCTCCGGCACGTCGAGTCGGTCGTCGAAGATGTTCCACGGCGGTCTGCGCTATCTCGAGCAACTGGAATTCGGTTTGGTGCGCGAGGCGCTGTTCGAGCGCGAGTTGTCGCTGACCACGCTGGCCCCGCATCTGGTCAAGCCGCTGCCGTTTCTCTATCCGCTGACCAAGCGGTGGTGGGAGCGGCCGTACGTGGCTGCCGGCATCATGCTCTATGACCAACTTGGCGGCGCGAAATCGGTTCCCGCGCAGAAACATCTGACCCGTGCCGGCGCCCTGCGGCTGTCTCCGGGGCTGAAGCGCAGCGCACTGATCGGCGGAATTCGCTACTACGACACCGTTGTCGACGATGCCCGGCACACCCTGACCGTCGTGCGCACCGCCGCGCACTACGGCGCCGTGGTGCGGTCGTCGACCCAGGTGGTGTCGTTGCTTCGCGAAGGCGATCGGGTCACCGGGGTGCGAGTGCGCGACTCCGAGGACGGTGCGATCAACGAAGTCCGCGGGCACGTCGTGGTCAACGCGACCGGGGTGTGGACCGACGAGATCCAGGCGTTGTCCAAGCAGCGCGGGCGATTCCGGGTGCGCGCGTCCAAGGGCGTGCACATTGTCGTCCCCCGCGACCGGATCGTCAGCGACGTCGCGATCATCCTGCGTACCGAGAAGTCGGTGATGTTCGTGATCCCGTGGGGAAACCACTGGATCATCGGAACTACTGACACCGACTGGAATCTCGACCTGGCGCACCCGGCCGCCACCAAGGCTGACATCGACTACATTCTCGGCACCGTCAACACCGTGCTCGCTACTCCGTTGAGCCACAACGACATTGACGGCGTGTATGCGGGCCTGCGGCCACTACTGGCCGGCGAAAGTGAAGAGACGTCCAAGTTATCGCGCGAGCACGCTGTCGCGGTGCCCGCCCCGGGACTGGTCGCCATCGCCGGCGGTAAGTACACCACCTATCGCGTGATGGGTGCCGACGCGATTGATGCTGCAGCGCAATATGTTCCGGCCCGGGTTGCCCCGTCGATCACCGAGAAGGTGCCGCTGTTGGGCGCTGACGGATACTTCGCGCTGATCAACCAAACCGAACACGTCGGCGCGCTCGAAGGCCTGCATCCCTACCGGGTGCGCCATCTGCTGGACCGCTACGGGTCGCTGATGAGCGAAGTCCTGGCGATGGCCGCCGACCGGCGCGACCTACTCAACCCGATCGCCGCAGCTCCCGGCTATCTCAGGGTGGAGGCGGCGTACGCCGTCGCGGCCGAGGGTGCGCTGCACCTGGAGGACGT
This genomic stretch from Mycobacterium paraterrae harbors:
- a CDS encoding gamma-glutamylcyclotransferase, translated to MPLYAAYGSNMHPDQMQQRAPHSPMAGTGWLHGWRLTFGGEDIGWEGALATVVEDPTSKVFVVLYDMTPADEATLDRWEGSELGIHKKIRCRVERLSSDTTTDPVLAWLYVVDAWEGGLPSARYIGVMADAAEIAGAPSEYVHKIRTCPARNVGPGHGE
- a CDS encoding glycerol-3-phosphate dehydrogenase/oxidase — its product is MSDADRVPASYLGPEQRASAWERLGSEQFDVVVIGGGVVGSGAALDAATRGLKVALVEARDFASGTSSRSSKMFHGGLRYLEQLEFGLVREALFERELSLTTLAPHLVKPLPFLYPLTKRWWERPYVAAGIMLYDQLGGAKSVPAQKHLTRAGALRLSPGLKRSALIGGIRYYDTVVDDARHTLTVVRTAAHYGAVVRSSTQVVSLLREGDRVTGVRVRDSEDGAINEVRGHVVVNATGVWTDEIQALSKQRGRFRVRASKGVHIVVPRDRIVSDVAIILRTEKSVMFVIPWGNHWIIGTTDTDWNLDLAHPAATKADIDYILGTVNTVLATPLSHNDIDGVYAGLRPLLAGESEETSKLSREHAVAVPAPGLVAIAGGKYTTYRVMGADAIDAAAQYVPARVAPSITEKVPLLGADGYFALINQTEHVGALEGLHPYRVRHLLDRYGSLMSEVLAMAADRRDLLNPIAAAPGYLRVEAAYAVAAEGALHLEDVLARRTRIAIEYSHRGVDCAREVADIVAPILGWTAADVDREVQTYTARVEAEVLSQTQPDDASADALRASAPEARAEILEPVPLN
- a CDS encoding NAD(P)H-quinone dehydrogenase, with protein sequence MATRIVIIGGGPAGYEAALIAAARDAHVTVIDSEGIGGAAVLFDVVPSKAFIASTGVRTELRRGPHLGFDVDIEAAKISLSDIHQRVKRLAAEQSADVKAQLLSAGVDVVEGRGALVDTTPGLATHQVQATAPDGGTSIYEADVVLIATGASPRELPTARPDGERILTWRQLYDLDALPEHLIVVGSGVTGAEFVHAYTELGVDVTVVASRDQILPYEDADAAAVLERIFSERGVQLVKNARADSVTRTDAGVLVTLADGRTVEGSHALMTIGSVPNTGGLGLDRVGIELGRGGYLTVDRVSRTSVSNIYAAGDCTGLLPLASVAAMQGRIAMWHALGEAVTPIRLRTVAAAVFTRPELAAVGVPQSAIDEGLVQARTIMLPLRTNARAKMSGLRHGFVKLFCRPATGVVIGGVVVAPIASELILPIAMAVQTRLTVNHLAQTLSVYPSLSGSITEAARRLMAHDDLD
- a CDS encoding PucR family transcriptional regulator, whose amino-acid sequence is MPAESVVAQLAELGDALLSRADELADTMLALMRREVGFHRTVALVSDEDLRSTVREHLGSILGAFGAATPGFDTRAAAETGRNRAAAGVPLAAVMDSYRLCARFIWDELAAEAAGRNTVTDAGVVGASSAMWRVLEEFTTAMVTGYQQEMARQFVDRQQERSAMVQALIDGRLADTVDLWNTADTLRISLQGPYLVVCAELASIGRSVLPGIEGRLAARGIYSAWRLQPDIEIGILQLGPEGVLDTVVEALSGYGETRVGISPPIPDLADTAGALRYARIAMTAGRPDRGPVTVFDRDVLAVTTAAAPEVMGRIAANVLGPLDDLPGHERDALLDTLEAWFDSRGSADRAATVLFVHPNTVRQRLRKLEQYTGRALNDPRAAAELCIALETSRRVPP